In Zingiber officinale cultivar Zhangliang chromosome 6A, Zo_v1.1, whole genome shotgun sequence, a single genomic region encodes these proteins:
- the LOC121996711 gene encoding uncharacterized protein LOC121996711: MAVIDAGKKRSRSLCNFLSCFGLTPLPETAKSHKFVPKNKRMPESPVAAAGIQPKEKKAKPVNSSFLRWFLKRYDKESKVEEGSRRRRSDYSFRQAPIGSQTKPRVQNSQVHRVASRYKMQAEPTQVYRIRDRTKVGTRVVHPSSLELQASECQEICKGVIKYEHEPLSRLLTIIVMVLTLLLVVSWITVIICLCTWLYLFPRLRATIQKENATGNDKRGNEEIDLNSKEYKKMVVLKGLLERDRARRLSPMKTAGAQ; encoded by the exons ATGGCAGTTATTGATGCCGGGAAGAAGAGAAGCCGTTCTCTCTGCAATTTCCTCTCCTGCTTTGGCTTAACCCCCTTGCCGGAGACTGCCAAGTCGCATAAGTTTGTGCCGAAGAATAAGAGGATGCCGGAGAGCCCCGTTGCAGCCGCCGGCATCCAGCCAAAGGAGAAGAAGGCCAAGCCTGTCAACAGCAGTTTCCTCCGTTGGTTCCTCAAG CGTTATGACAAGGAAAGCAAAGTGGAAGAAGGCTCGAGGAGAAGGCGGAGCGATTACAGTTTCCGACAAGCACCCATCGGAAGCCAAACCAAACCGAGAGTTCAGAATTCACAAGTACACCGAGTGGCTTCCAGGTACAAGATGCAGGCTGAACCCACACAGGTTTATCGGATTCGTGACAGGACCAAAGTCGGCACCCGAGTAGTCCATCCTAGCTCGCTTGAACTACAGGCATCCGAGTGTCAAGAGATCTGCAAAGGTGTAATCAAATACGAACATGAACCCTTGTCCAGGCTATTGACGATCATTGTGATGGTGTTGACGTTGTTGTTGGTGGTTAGTTGGATCACTGTGATCATTTGTTTATGCACTTGGCTCTACCTCTTTCCTCGGCTTCGTGCTACAATACAAAAGGAAAATGCCACTGGTAATGACAAAAGAGGAAATGAAGAGATAGACTTGAACTCGAAGGAGTACAAGAAGATGGTCGTGCTCAAAGGCTTGCTTGAAAGAGACCGTGCCCGAAGATTATCACCAATGAAAACAGCTGGTGCACAATGA
- the LOC121994114 gene encoding serine carboxypeptidase-like 34, whose protein sequence is MGKKVSIGPGCSSIGYGEAEELGPFLTQKHVPELMLNQQSWNKEANLLFIEAPVGVGFSYTNTSSDLNNIGDKFTAEDSYIFLLNWFKRFPQFKSHDFFIAGESYAGHYVPQLSEKIFDENKRVSPEDFINFKGFMIGNALLDDDTDQTGMIDYAWDHAVISDQVYHDVKSNCNFTDENSTDACNAALDAYYAVYDIIDMYSLYAPVCLDSAASASGISTKNGHFISGVAPKLASRHSQWHQKPTGYDPCAYYYTEAYFNRGDVQEALHANVSGSIPYNWTHCSDVINYWNDSPASILPVIRKLVDGGVRVWVYSGDADGRIPVTATRYTLRKLGLKTVQEWTAWYDRQEVGGWRIVYDQGLTFVTIRGAGHEVPTFAPRQPRQLVRAFLANKQLPSSPF, encoded by the exons atgggtaagaaggtgagtatag GGCCTGGTTGTTCTTCCATTGGCTACGGAGAGGCAGAGGAATTAGGGCCCTTTCTCACGCAGAAGCATGTGCCAGAGCTGATGCTCAACCAACAATCCTGGAACAAag AGGCCAACTTGCTCTTCATCGAGGCCCCTGTCGGAGTAGGATTTTCTTACACGAACACAAGCTCCGACTTGAACAATATCGGAGATAAGTTCACTG CTGAAGACTCTTACATCTTCCTCCTCAACTGGTTCAAGAGATTCCCCCAGTTCAAATCTCACGACTTTTTCATCGCCGGAGAAAGCTACGCAGGGCACTACGTACCGCAACTCTCCGAGAAAATCTTCGACGAAAACAAACGCGTTTCGCCGGAGGATTTCATCAACTTCAAGGGCTTCATG ATCGGGAACGCCTTGCTGGACGACGACACGGATCAAACCGGCATGATCGACTACGCCTGGGACCACGCAGTGATCTCCGACCAAGTGTACCACGACGTGAAGAGCAACTGCAACTTCACTGACGAGAACTCGACGGACGCCTGCAATGCGGCCCTCGACGCGTACTATGCCGTTTACGACATCATCGACATGTACAGTCTGTATGCGCCGGTCTGCCTCGACTCCGCCGCCAGCGCCTCGGGGATCTCCACCAAGAATGGCCATTTCATCAGCGGAGTCGCCCCTAAACTCGCCTCCAGACAC AGCCAATGGCATCAGAAGCCGACAGGGTACGATCCTTGTGCGTATTATTACACCGAAGCGTACTTCAACAGGGGAGACGTGCAGGAAGCTTTGCATGCCAATGTATCTGGGAGCATCCCTTACAATTGGACTCACTGCAG TGACGTGATCAACTATTGGAACGATTCTCCTGCATCCATTCTTCCGGTCATCCGCAAGCTCGTGGATGGAGGCGTCAGGGTTTGGGTTTACAGCGGCGACGCCGATGGCAGGATTCCGGTGACGGCCACGCGGTACACGCTCAGAAAGCTCGGCCTCAAAACGGTGCAAGAGTGGACGGCGTGGTACGATCGGCAAGAGGTCGGCGGATGGAGGATCGTGTACGATCAAGGGCTCACCTTCGTCACCATCCGGGGCGCCGGCCACGAGGTTCCGACGTTTGCGCCGAGGCAGCCACGGCAGCTCGTTCGCGCCTTCTTGGCTAACAAACAGTTGCCTTCTTCCCCCTTTTAG